A genomic stretch from Candidatus Paceibacterota bacterium includes:
- a CDS encoding CPBP family intramembrane glutamic endopeptidase, which yields MKLFPIMLFMTFFAAISNELFYRGFVFTRLKRFMDWKRAAAISALMFGIYHFLNAGFSGFFMGVIVSIVSAWLMQKYNNIIAPALFHFLQYIITILVFYYLVIK from the coding sequence TTGAAACTTTTTCCAATAATGCTTTTTATGACTTTTTTTGCTGCTATTTCCAACGAACTGTTTTATCGAGGTTTTGTCTTTACAAGGCTTAAGCGATTCATGGACTGGAAACGAGCGGCGGCAATCTCGGCATTGATGTTCGGTATATATCATTTTCTTAATGCCGGGTTTAGCGGATTTTTTATGGGGGTAATTGTAAGCATCGTATCCGCTTGGTTGATGCAAAAATATAATAATATTATCGCTCCGGCTTTATTTCATTTTTTGCAGTATATAATTACAATATTAGTGTTTTATTATTTAGTCATTAAATAA